The Candidatus Acidiferrales bacterium genome contains the following window.
CTGATTCCGGCGGCTAGAGACACAAACAGTATTACAAGCACGGCGCGGCGCATCTTTAGAGTTCCTCCTCCAAGTGGGATGGGTTGATTGTCTCACGCAAGGCGACACCTGGCAAGGGCGACCCTCTTGCGGCGGGCACTATTCCGGTTTGCAGAGGAAAGAGAGGTCGGCAGCGGGCGCGGAATGGGTGAGCGCGCCCACGGCGATGTAGTCGGCGCCGGCTTCGGCATAGGCGCGAATATTTTCGCGGTGGATACCCCCGGAGACTTCCATCTTGACCAGCCCGCCCGCTCGCAGCACGCACGCCCGCACCTGCCCGGCGCTCATGTTGTCCAGGAGAACGAGCGGCGCTCCCGCCGCCACGGCTTCGTCGAGTTCGGCCTCATTGCGCACTTCGACTTCAAGGGGAACCTCGGGTGACTTCTCCCTGGCCAATTCAATGGCCCGGCGAACCGAGCCGGCCAGGGCAATGTGATTTTCTTTGATCAAAATTCCATCGAAGAGCCCGAAGCGATGATTTTCTCCGCCGCCTAGCCGCACCGCATATTTTTCAAGCCGGCGCAGCCCGGGAATGGTCTTGCGCGTGTCCCGAATGCGGGCTTTGGTGCCGGCAACCGCCAGCACCAATTGCCGCGTCCAGGTGGCAATGCCGCTCAGGTGCTGTAGGAAATTCAAGGCCACCCGCTCGCCGGCAAGCAGCGCTCGCGCCGGGCCGCGCAACCGGGCGACCATGGCGCCTGAGGAAACCCACGCCCCATCGGTTCGCTGCGCTTCCAGGCGAAGGGAGGGGTCGAGCGAGCGCCAGACACGCTCGGCGAGAGGCAGTCCGGCAAGAACGAGGTCCTGCTTGGCCACGATTTCACCTTCCGCCCGGGCGGTGGCGGCCACGATGGCAGAGCTGGTGCGGTCGCCCGCGCCGATGTCTTCCTCGAGGGCGCGACGAATCAGATCCAAAATTTCGGGAGAGCCCCAATCGGGGAGGGTGGCGGCTGCGGAAATGGCTTCAGGCTGCGCCATGCGTATGCACCTGTTCAGGGCGAGCCGTGGACGGTAGAATCCTCCGCGTTCCGGTCCCGCCTTTCCGGGATCAAATCAGGCGGGCAAGCTGATCCACGAGTTTCTGATGTTCGATCTGGAGCTCGCCGAGTCGCGCTTCCATGGAACGAATCACGTTCTCGGGAGCTTTTTCCCGAAACGTCCGGTCGTTCAATTGCCGGCCCAGCCGGGCCAGCTCGCCCTCGATTTTTTCTTTTTTCCTGGCGAGTCTGGCGCGTTCCACTTCCCGGTCCTTGACGCCGAACGCCACCCAAACGTCGAAGCGAGCGGCCGACCGGATGATTCCCGTCCCGATGGAATCAGGACCCGCGGCCGGCTTGTCCGCCGCAGGCGCAAGATGGCCGCTGCGGCGGTCGAGTCTTTCGAGGCCGGCAAGCCCGAGAACCATCGCCTCCTGGCGGTGAACCAGTTCGAGCACCTGAGGGTCTTCCGATCCCAGGGCGGCGGCAATCTTTCTCTTTGGCTCGATCTTCAGCTCGGCGCGGATATTGCGGATTTCCGCGATGATCTGCTGGAGCAGCTCGACCTGAGCCTCGGCCTCGGCGTCCTCCCATTCGGGGCGCGCCTGCGGATAGCTTTCGCGGGAAATCGATTCGCCCCGACACTGACGCGGCAACTGGTGCCACAACTCTTCGGTGATGAAGGGCATGAAGGGATGCAGGAGCCGCAGGGCAGTCTCAAAGGCGGCCAAGAGGTTCCGCCAGGCTGCCTGATTGGCTTCGCTCTTCTCGAGCGACGTGATTTGAGGCTTCACCCACTCGATGTACCAATCACAAAATTCGTGCCAGAAGAAGTGGTAGAGCAGGTGAGAGGCCTCATGGAAGCGGTATTGTTCGAGCGCGGCCTCGATGTCAGCGGCGATGTGGTTGAGCCGCGCGAACAGCCAGCGGTCAGCCAGGCTGACCTGGCCGTGGACCGGATAAGGCGCCCCCGCCAGAATGGGTTCCGCGGCAACCTCCTCCCGCTTCACCACCCCCGCTTGCTCCGACTTGTCGAGGTTCAAGAAGATAAAACGAGCCGCGTTCCAGATTTTGTTGGCAAAGGCGCGGTAGCCGACCATGCGGTCTTCGGACAGGACAATATCCGTTCCCGGCGCCGCCATGATGGCCAGGGTGAAGCGGACGGCGTCGGTGCCGTACTTATCGGTCACCGCGAGCGGATCAATCACGTTCCCTTTCGTCTTGGACATTTTCTGCCGCTCGGCGTCGCGCACCAGGGCGTGGATATAGACCTCGCGGAAGGGAACGTCATCCATGAATTTCAGACCCATCATCATCATGCGGGCGACCCAGAAGAAGAGGATGTCGAAGCCGGTGATGAGCAGGCTGGTGGGATAGAAGCGCTTCAAGTCTTCGGTGCGATCGGGCCAGCCGAGCGTGGAGAAGGGCCAGAGCGCCGAACTGAACCACGTGTCGAGTACGTCGGGGTCCTGCTCGACGCCTTCCGAGGCGCAGCGAGAGCAGGCCGGGGGCGTCTCCCGCGCCACCATCACCTGGCCGCACTCCCGGCAGTAGTAGGCCGGGATGCGGTGGCCCCACCAGAGCTGGCGGGAGATGCACCAGTCGTGAATGTTGCGCAACCAGTCGAAATAGACTTTGGTCCAGTTCTCCGGGACAAACCGGGTGTGCTTTTCTTCGACCGCCCGGATCGCGGCTTCGGCCAGCGGCTTGACCTTCACAAACCATTGCGTGGAGGCGCGCGGCTCGACCACCGTATGGCAGCGCTGGCAGGTGCCCACGGCGTGAACGTAATCTTCCACCCGTTCGACGAGCCCTTCGTGATAAAGGTCCTGCATGACGCGCTTGCGGGCTTCCCAGCGGTCAAGGTCGGCGTAGGGGCCGGCGTTCTCGTTGAGCCGGCCGGTCTCATCCATGATATTGATTTCCGGCAGGAAGTGTCGCAGGCCGGTTTCAAAGTCGGCCGGGTCGTGCGCGGGCGTCACCTTGACGGCGCCGGTGCCGAATTCGGGGTTGACGTAGCTGTCGGTGATGAGGGGAATTTCGCGCTTCATCAGGGGCAGCAGGAGGTGCTTGCCGGCGAGGTGCCGGTAGCGCGCGTCTTCCGGGTGGACGGCGACGGCGCTGTCGCCGAGCATCGTTTCCGGCCGGGTGGTGGCCACGATGACGAACTCCTCCGAGCCCGTCACCGGATAACGGAGGTAGTAGAGCTTGTCCTTGCGCTCCTGGTGAATGGTTTCAAGGTCGGAGATGGCCGTCTGGCAGCGCGGGCACCAGTTGACGATGTACCTTCCGCGGTAGATCAGAGCTTCCTCGTACAGCCGGATAAAAACTTCGCGCACCGCGCGGGCGAGCGCCGGGTCAAGCGTGAAGCGTTCCCGCGACCAATCGCAGGAAGCTCCCAGACGGATCATTTGCTTCTTGATCGCGTCGCCCGACTGCGCCTTCCACTCCCAAACCTTTTGCTCGAACGCCGCCCGGCCCAGCGCCGTGCGCTCCATTCCCTGGTCGGCCAGTTGCCGCTCGACCACAAGCTGGGTGGCAATGCCGGCGTGGTCGGTGCCGGGGAGCCAAAGCACGTTCGCCCCAAGCATGCGCTTCCAGCGCATCAAAATGTCAATCTGGGTGTGCTCGAGCATGTGGCCCATGTGGAGCGAGCCGGTGACGTTGGGCGGGGGGATCACCAGCGAGTAAATCGGTTTGCGCTCGTCGGTTTCGGCGACGTAAAGCCGCCGCTCGACCCAGTATTGGGCCCAGCGCGGCTCAATCACCGACGGGTCATACGCTTTGGGAATCTCAAGCGGCATGGTCGGAAAGGCGCCTCTTGTGGTGAGCGAAGTCGAACCACGAAGCGCAAACTCTTACTATAATTCGCGCTCTCGGGCAGCGCAATGCTTCCTTCAAGAGAGCGTTTCGGCCGTTCCCGACCCGGAGCTTCGTCAAGGCGGTGAAGCGCCGCATCCCGGCAAGTCCCGACTGCTCCGACAAGTCGGGTGGCTCGAGACGTTGCGCTGCCAACGCCGAGGATGAACCCACTATTCGGGTTTGGGACGATTTTTTTGCTTCAGGACGGCTTCGGCGAGCGGCTTGACCAGCTCGCGCGAGATTTGCTCGAGCAGATCAGGCGAAAGGCGGGACATCACTTCTTCGACGACCTTCTGCACCAGTTCACCGTTTTCGGGAGGAGGCGCCGCGGGAGGAGTCAACTGAAACTCCGGTTCGACCCCTTCGACGGGTCGCGGTTCTTCGGGTTCGATTGCCGGTGAAAGAAAAGGTTCCCCCGCGTGGTGTGTGCCGATGGGCTCCGACTCGGGGAAAGCGGCGCCGATTCCAGCAGGGGCGTATGCGGATGGTTGCTCTGCTTCGACAAGCTCGTCGCTCACCGGCACAGTGAGGAAGGGCTCTTCGGCCACGGACGATTCTTCGCTCGCCCCGATAAGATCGGGGCTCGCGGCGGACTCACCAGCCGGCGTTGTCGCAGTGGAGGGTGGTTCGGTCAGAAAGGGTTCGGTTGCGAAGGGTTCCGTCCGTATGGGCTCGGTTGTCTCCTCGACTTGAGGCGGCTCCGGTTCCGACCAGAACCGCTCCGGGGCGGTGGTTTCCTCGGCCGTGAGCTGTGGCGGCGCGTCCACTTCGAAGGCCTGCTCGACCAGGTTTTGCGCAAAGGGAGCGGGTAGCTCCTCGCGTCTTGACTCCGGCTCCGACCCGCTGGGAGCCCCGATTCTATCGGGGGGGGCGAAGGCCTCCTCAACGACCCACTGGCGCTCCATGGGGATCTCTTCGATGGGCTCGCTCGCTTCTTGCGCTTCGCTCGAATCGGCAACCGGTTCATGCGAAACCCCGCTGAGGGGGCCAAAAGAGGTCTCTTCTGTGCCGACAAGTTGGGACACCAGGGGTTGGCTATCGAGTGTCACTTCCTCGGGCAGTTCAGGTAGCTTGCTCCCCTCTTCCCGGGCCGACTCGGAAAGCTCCAGCGGTTGGGCAAAGGGCTCACCCGGAGCTGGTGCACCGGGAACGGGTTCTGTCTCCGTTGGCGGTGGCCCAAAGGGTGCCTCGGCCGGGGTCTGCCAGGCCGGGCTGTCGAAGACGCTCGCTTCCGCCTGGCTGCCAGAGTCCGCTGGCAATCCCGCCGTAGCGGGACGGCGGGGCATACCCGCCCCGAGCAGGAAGGTTTCTTGGAGCCATCCCTGAAGGTTGGTGGCAGGCGGGGTGCGTGTGGTTGACACGTCCTCCAAGACGCGCTTGGGTTCGGATTCCTCCACAGCCGTTCCGTCCCGCACAGGCGGATTCAACGCAGGTGTTTCGCCACCAGAGCTT
Protein-coding sequences here:
- the nadC gene encoding carboxylating nicotinate-nucleotide diphosphorylase gives rise to the protein MAQPEAISAAATLPDWGSPEILDLIRRALEEDIGAGDRTSSAIVAATARAEGEIVAKQDLVLAGLPLAERVWRSLDPSLRLEAQRTDGAWVSSGAMVARLRGPARALLAGERVALNFLQHLSGIATWTRQLVLAVAGTKARIRDTRKTIPGLRRLEKYAVRLGGGENHRFGLFDGILIKENHIALAGSVRRAIELAREKSPEVPLEVEVRNEAELDEAVAAGAPLVLLDNMSAGQVRACVLRAGGLVKMEVSGGIHRENIRAYAEAGADYIAVGALTHSAPAADLSFLCKPE
- a CDS encoding valine--tRNA ligase; the protein is MPLEIPKAYDPSVIEPRWAQYWVERRLYVAETDERKPIYSLVIPPPNVTGSLHMGHMLEHTQIDILMRWKRMLGANVLWLPGTDHAGIATQLVVERQLADQGMERTALGRAAFEQKVWEWKAQSGDAIKKQMIRLGASCDWSRERFTLDPALARAVREVFIRLYEEALIYRGRYIVNWCPRCQTAISDLETIHQERKDKLYYLRYPVTGSEEFVIVATTRPETMLGDSAVAVHPEDARYRHLAGKHLLLPLMKREIPLITDSYVNPEFGTGAVKVTPAHDPADFETGLRHFLPEINIMDETGRLNENAGPYADLDRWEARKRVMQDLYHEGLVERVEDYVHAVGTCQRCHTVVEPRASTQWFVKVKPLAEAAIRAVEEKHTRFVPENWTKVYFDWLRNIHDWCISRQLWWGHRIPAYYCRECGQVMVARETPPACSRCASEGVEQDPDVLDTWFSSALWPFSTLGWPDRTEDLKRFYPTSLLITGFDILFFWVARMMMMGLKFMDDVPFREVYIHALVRDAERQKMSKTKGNVIDPLAVTDKYGTDAVRFTLAIMAAPGTDIVLSEDRMVGYRAFANKIWNAARFIFLNLDKSEQAGVVKREEVAAEPILAGAPYPVHGQVSLADRWLFARLNHIAADIEAALEQYRFHEASHLLYHFFWHEFCDWYIEWVKPQITSLEKSEANQAAWRNLLAAFETALRLLHPFMPFITEELWHQLPRQCRGESISRESYPQARPEWEDAEAEAQVELLQQIIAEIRNIRAELKIEPKRKIAAALGSEDPQVLELVHRQEAMVLGLAGLERLDRRSGHLAPAADKPAAGPDSIGTGIIRSAARFDVWVAFGVKDREVERARLARKKEKIEGELARLGRQLNDRTFREKAPENVIRSMEARLGELQIEHQKLVDQLARLI
- a CDS encoding response regulator, coding for MPATILVADDNSNIQRMVTHELRGEGFNVIAVGNGEAAVRKISELHPDLVLADVFMPVRTGYEVCEFVKKNEALAGIPVVLLIGAFDPLDEAEVQRVRADGVLKKPFVPPDPLVLTVKQLLARSRAGTAQAGVPARSPTAAAPTFDFVGNDHTPTPVQAFLPPTPPVPRPYPAEPPPLPSSLTHAKPTEPAARVEKKAEEEEPTPQDWITRPEPITYLGREEDKPLIFSDLLEETLPPETGRPLAPEEEARELLKEKTSAFYDFDALETGDSQNAVAEPRPGGASSAPAETESPSLRGADQVIPAEAPWWESSGGETPALNPPVRDGTAVEESEPKRVLEDVSTTRTPPATNLQGWLQETFLLGAGMPRRPATAGLPADSGSQAEASVFDSPAWQTPAEAPFGPPPTETEPVPGAPAPGEPFAQPLELSESAREEGSKLPELPEEVTLDSQPLVSQLVGTEETSFGPLSGVSHEPVADSSEAQEASEPIEEIPMERQWVVEEAFAPPDRIGAPSGSEPESRREELPAPFAQNLVEQAFEVDAPPQLTAEETTAPERFWSEPEPPQVEETTEPIRTEPFATEPFLTEPPSTATTPAGESAASPDLIGASEESSVAEEPFLTVPVSDELVEAEQPSAYAPAGIGAAFPESEPIGTHHAGEPFLSPAIEPEEPRPVEGVEPEFQLTPPAAPPPENGELVQKVVEEVMSRLSPDLLEQISRELVKPLAEAVLKQKNRPKPE